GCGCACAGCCAGGTCAATGGCCTCGTCGACGAGTCTCCTAATCTTGACGAGGTCGAAAAACACGGCAGGATCGATCGGGCGGGGTCGAGGGGTGTTGTAATTGATATTGGCCAGAGTCTCAATGACCTCGGGGGGAAGCTGGAGCCATGGGCCGTGGAAGGCGGATATGTATCGCCAGTGTCTAGGAGTTGACAAGACACCAAGTCAGCAGGGGGGAACAGCAGGCAGTGCAGGACATTGGGCGCACTTGTTTCTGCATATTATGAGTTGCTGCTGGGACCTGACCAGTTTCTGGTGACCGAGGTCGCTTTCAGCCTCGACGAGGTCCTCTTGGGACGAAGACTTCTTTTTGGCCATGGCTGTTTGTTATGAGGGctgtttggaggagggacaGACGGACAAGAGTCTTTTACGGCCAACAATGGACGGAGAGAAGCGGTCGAAATATGGCCATTGGAGTTACCCCAAACGTCCGTGATCCATGTTAAAACTGGAACTGGAACTGGAACTGAAAATCAGAGGTTCGACTAAGCTTCCGGCCGAGGTGGGTGGTATGCGACTGCCCTGGGTAGGTACTGAGAAGGACCCCTTCGTGGTACATATGACGCGGgttttccaccaccccacaaAATGCCAAGACTATCACGTGAACCCCTCGCTTCGACCTCTTGCATATATTTCTCGGTGAGAATTACATTCCAACAAACGGTCACTTTCATTCTTTGCAAAATTATTACTAAACAGACCCGTAGTAGGTACATTCTCTCTTCCACCaagcgaaaaaaaaaaaaaaaaaagccaaggACGCGCAAACAAGTGTAAATGTGAAGAAATGACGAGAAGAGAGACAGAGCCTCCAGATCCATGGCGCATATTACATGATGTGAACGCCCTACCACGGTGTGGGAAGGGCGGCACGACCGTTGATGACTGGGGTGGGCAGGTAGCAGTCGGAACCTGTCGTCGATCCGCCATCGCCGGGCTTTTCCAGCAAGTGTCAGCCATGCTTGGTCTCGTTTGAGACGTCAGAAAAAAGGTACTCACCTGCAGCTCACTGCAGCAAAGAGGGACGGCTTGGGTAGCTGGGCACGGCGCGTGGCTGAGCACGAATTCACCATcgcctgttgttgttttttgtcATGGTCAGCAGCGCTTGAtgaaggaaggggaagaagggtaGGGAGCTCACATCCGAGACCGATAAGTCCACCCAACAAGCCACCGGCGACACAGCATTGGGCAAAAGCGTCGCCGACATTGCACTGGAAGGAACGGAATGCAGTCACGATGGGCAGGGTGGTAAAGGTGACGCTGCTGGCGGTCGAGGTCGTAGTGGACGTGGTGATCGAGGTGCTGGGTGTCGCCGTGGTGCCAGTGAAGACGTCGACCGTGATGGTGCTGTACGCTGTGATGACGCTGATGGACCGGGTCGTGGTGGTCCCTGTGGGATCGGCTGTGTTGAAAACCGACACACGGAAGGCTGTGGGAGAGATAAGGACCGTCTGGATCGGGTGGACCGACACGTCTCTCCACATGATACAGGAGCAGGCGTAGTTGACCCGATTGACCGGCTCGGCCTCCCAGACAGCTGGCCGCGCAACAGCGGGCGCCTCTCCTTCTGCGCAGTACTCGGCCTCGGGCGCGTCACTGCGCTTGGCCTTGGGAATGAAaaaggttggcgaggaggtgatggttcCCGAAGTGGacgttgtggtggtggtcgtcgtggtGGTAGATGGGTTGCCTCCGTTCAAGAGGACACCCACACACAGACGCGCACCCAACACAAGGTTGCTGCAGAACCGGTTGATGCCGGGGTTGAGGTCCCGCAGCTGGCTGAAGGTGAGGCCATACGCCGAGTAGATCGAGTAACATGTATCCCCAGCCGCGACAACGTGGACTCCGCCGCAGACCAGTGTCGAAGTAGCCGACgtgcttgtggtggtggtggaagaagtcgtggtggtgctggtggtgctggtcaCCCGGACATCAGGGAGAGTCGTGGTTTCTGTAGTCGAAATAGTCTCCCTTTGCACTCCAAAGCTAGCCAGGTCGAAGCTCAGCGTGATGGTTGAGGTC
This window of the Podospora pseudoanserina strain CBS 124.78 chromosome 3, whole genome shotgun sequence genome carries:
- a CDS encoding hypothetical protein (COG:G; EggNog:ENOG503Q0QB); translation: MKLTQLVVSWTVLVGSALAQNPDPLTFTQINRVCENDRLLRAVRFREAVNQDWLDAVRYCSSLVYARTRTSTITLSFDLASFGVQRETISTTETTTLPDVRVTSTTSTTTTSSTTTTSTSATSTLVCGGVHVVAAGDTCYSIYSAYGLTFSQLRDLNPGINRFCSNLVLGARLCVGVLLNGGNPSTTTTTTTTTSTSGTITSSPTFFIPKAKRSDAPEAEYCAEGEAPAVARPAVWEAEPVNRVNYACSCIMWRDVSVHPIQTVLISPTAFRVSVFNTADPTGTTTTRSISVITAYSTITVDVFTGTTATPSTSITTSTTTSTASSVTFTTLPIVTAFRSFQCNVGDAFAQCCVAGGLLGGLIGLGCDGEFVLSHAPCPATQAVPLCCSELQPGDGGSTTGSDCYLPTPVINGRAALPTPW